From a single Paenibacillus sp. FSL W8-0426 genomic region:
- a CDS encoding alpha/beta fold hydrolase, whose translation MERQISIRHGQEELTATIHYPVVQDIKEVNAQQKRVPLAVICHGFVGSRIGVDRLFVKTGRELAEDGYLVLRFDYIGCGESSGEYGAEGLESMIAQTRSVLDYAVNCSDVDPSRITLIGHSLGGAVALLTAIRDKRVKNLVMWSAVGYPFNDIVKITGRDVYDDGVKHGHADYLGYKFTPRFFESLAEHQPFQEAVKFNGDVLVVHGTSDDVIPVDYAFLYQKVFWMRQEGRCDKEIIFQGDHTFSSGKEREQLINRTREWLGERQKIEQDWQHWMI comes from the coding sequence ATGGAGCGTCAGATCAGCATACGTCATGGGCAGGAGGAGCTTACGGCCACCATTCATTATCCGGTCGTTCAGGACATCAAGGAGGTTAACGCGCAGCAGAAACGCGTACCGCTCGCGGTGATCTGTCATGGGTTCGTGGGCAGCCGGATCGGCGTGGACCGCCTGTTCGTCAAGACCGGGCGCGAACTGGCCGAAGACGGGTATCTGGTTCTGCGCTTTGACTACATCGGGTGTGGGGAGAGCAGTGGCGAATACGGCGCGGAAGGCCTTGAATCGATGATTGCCCAGACGCGCTCCGTGCTGGATTATGCGGTAAACTGCAGTGACGTTGACCCTAGCCGCATCACCTTGATCGGACATAGCTTGGGCGGCGCGGTTGCGCTGTTGACGGCCATTCGCGATAAACGGGTCAAAAATCTCGTAATGTGGTCTGCCGTAGGCTATCCTTTCAACGATATTGTGAAAATCACCGGACGCGACGTGTACGATGATGGAGTGAAGCATGGTCATGCGGACTATTTGGGATACAAATTCACGCCGCGATTCTTCGAATCGCTCGCCGAGCATCAGCCGTTTCAGGAAGCGGTCAAATTCAACGGAGATGTTCTGGTCGTTCACGGCACGTCCGACGACGTTATCCCGGTGGATTATGCGTTTCTGTATCAAAAGGTATTTTGGATGCGTCAGGAAGGACGCTGCGACAAGGAGATCATTTTCCAGGGAGACCATACGTTCTCGTCCGGCAAAGAGCGGGAGCAGTTGATTAACCGTACCAGGGAGTGGCTTGGCGAACGCCAGAAGATCGAACAGGATTGGCAGCACTGGATGATCTGA
- a CDS encoding class III extradiol ring-cleavage dioxygenase, giving the protein MTLPALFIAHASPALAVESNDYTRFLNQLGERLPAPKAIVAFTAHWDCPEPSVTMDETHRTLHDFYGFPADMYDLDYPALGMPSLANEICALFARSNLQHLPITGRGLDHGVWVPLLHMYPKANIPVVAVSVDSLRSPQEQYDIGRMLEQLRHDDVLIVGSGGMVHNLRLLGDSEEPQDWAVEFDDWMGQRLEQWNTRELFQYDKKAPHARMAVPSYGTEHLAPLFYAMGTADMTRKAKRLFQAYSHGTLSLNCWQFGDDA; this is encoded by the coding sequence ATGACATTACCCGCATTATTCATTGCACATGCTTCCCCCGCCCTGGCGGTGGAAAGCAACGACTACACTCGTTTCCTGAACCAGCTTGGAGAGAGGCTGCCGGCTCCGAAGGCTATCGTGGCATTCACGGCCCATTGGGATTGTCCCGAACCGTCCGTGACCATGGACGAAACGCATCGGACTTTGCATGACTTTTACGGATTTCCAGCAGATATGTATGATCTCGATTATCCAGCCCTTGGCATGCCAAGCCTGGCCAATGAGATTTGTGCGCTGTTTGCACGAAGCAACTTGCAGCATCTTCCGATCACCGGGCGTGGGCTTGATCATGGCGTATGGGTTCCGCTTTTGCATATGTACCCGAAGGCTAACATTCCGGTCGTGGCCGTATCCGTCGATTCCTTGCGTTCCCCGCAGGAGCAGTATGATATTGGTCGGATGCTGGAGCAGCTGAGGCATGATGACGTGTTGATCGTAGGCAGCGGGGGAATGGTGCATAACCTGCGTCTGCTTGGCGACAGCGAAGAACCGCAGGATTGGGCGGTGGAATTTGACGATTGGATGGGACAGCGGCTCGAGCAATGGAATACGAGGGAGCTGTTTCAGTACGACAAAAAAGCCCCGCATGCTCGCATGGCCGTACCTTCCTATGGAACGGAGCATCTGGCGCCATTGTTCTATGCCATGGGCACGGCAGATATGACGCGCAAGGCGAAAAGGCTGTTTCAAGCCTACTCCCACGGAACGCTTAGTCTGAATTGCTGGCAGTTCGGCGACGACGCATAA
- a CDS encoding DoxX family protein, which produces MFSFNVWLRENKVAMWILTVLRVYIGYDWMTHGWEKLTGGFAAGGFLQGALEKTTGDHPAVQAWWGTFLEKFAIPNAGLFDFLIPLGEFLVGVGLILGCFTTLAALMGMVMNFAFLFSGTVSTNAQLVLMEIFLVVAGANAGKIGLDRWVLPYLRGLFTRNKGPKDTPTISSAQKTA; this is translated from the coding sequence ATGTTCAGCTTCAACGTATGGCTTAGAGAGAATAAAGTGGCAATGTGGATTTTGACGGTGCTTCGGGTTTACATCGGTTACGACTGGATGACCCACGGTTGGGAAAAATTGACCGGCGGATTCGCGGCAGGCGGGTTCCTGCAAGGCGCTTTGGAAAAAACAACGGGTGACCATCCCGCAGTGCAAGCTTGGTGGGGAACGTTCCTTGAGAAATTCGCGATTCCGAATGCAGGATTGTTCGACTTCCTGATCCCGCTCGGTGAATTCCTCGTCGGTGTCGGCCTCATCCTCGGATGCTTCACAACGCTGGCAGCGCTGATGGGAATGGTCATGAACTTCGCGTTCCTCTTCTCGGGCACCGTGAGCACGAACGCCCAATTGGTACTGATGGAAATCTTCCTGGTTGTCGCTGGCGCAAATGCTGGTAAAATCGGCCTGGATCGTTGGGTACTGCCTTACCTCCGCGGATTGTTCACTCGCAACAAAGGTCCAAAAGATACACCAACCATAAGCAGCGCACAAAAAACAGCGTAA
- a CDS encoding DUF3048 domain-containing protein has translation MKLWKWNKSRTAASLLIVALSLSACQNKELAQPTPEPVPAPVQEEQVPEEEPAAKFKAPLTGLPSDEAITRRPLAVMINNAPAARPQSGLSSADIIMEVLAEGGITRYIAIFQSEGADETVGPVRSIRPYLIELGESYDGVLIHAGGSPEAYSILQKQQKQHMDEISNGGPYFWRSSDRKAPHNLYTSSDKLREGLQKKGYDHDSLSPVYLYNEEGSTAASEEAAAFDVKYLLDSYRVTYEYDEVSGRYMRLVNGKADVDQDNGEQLGAANIIVAGADHKVLDSVGRLSVDVDQGGEAMLFQKGKMIQGQWVRKSGDIIRFIYNGKEANLIPGKTFISIVPNSPDFAGHVQVKQ, from the coding sequence TTGAAGTTATGGAAATGGAATAAAAGCAGAACAGCCGCGTCGCTGCTCATTGTCGCCTTGAGTCTGTCCGCCTGCCAAAACAAGGAGCTTGCGCAGCCGACGCCGGAGCCGGTGCCTGCTCCCGTTCAGGAAGAACAGGTGCCGGAAGAGGAGCCAGCGGCGAAGTTCAAGGCACCATTGACGGGGTTGCCCAGCGACGAAGCGATTACCCGCCGACCGCTGGCCGTTATGATCAACAATGCGCCGGCCGCTCGTCCCCAATCCGGGCTTAGCTCCGCCGACATTATCATGGAAGTGCTTGCAGAAGGCGGAATTACGCGGTATATCGCCATTTTTCAAAGCGAAGGCGCAGATGAAACCGTGGGACCCGTGCGCAGCATCCGTCCGTATCTAATAGAGCTGGGGGAGAGTTATGACGGAGTGCTGATTCATGCAGGCGGCAGTCCGGAGGCGTATTCCATTTTGCAGAAGCAGCAAAAGCAGCATATGGACGAAATTTCGAACGGGGGCCCCTATTTCTGGCGTTCTTCCGATCGCAAGGCCCCGCACAACCTGTACACTTCATCGGACAAGCTAAGGGAAGGCCTGCAGAAAAAAGGGTATGACCATGACAGCCTATCTCCGGTTTACCTCTACAATGAAGAAGGCTCTACGGCTGCGAGCGAAGAAGCAGCGGCGTTTGACGTGAAATATTTGCTCGATAGTTACCGCGTGACGTATGAATATGATGAAGTTAGCGGACGATATATGAGACTGGTCAACGGGAAGGCCGATGTGGATCAGGATAACGGCGAGCAGCTCGGTGCTGCCAATATCATCGTGGCGGGCGCCGATCACAAAGTGCTCGATAGCGTGGGCAGATTGTCCGTCGACGTGGATCAGGGCGGCGAAGCGATGTTGTTCCAAAAAGGAAAAATGATTCAGGGTCAGTGGGTCAGAAAGTCAGGGGATATTATTCGTTTTATTTATAATGGAAAAGAAGCCAATTTGATCCCGGGGAAAACGTTCATCTCCATCGTGCCGAATTCGCCTGATTTTGCAGGACACGTTCAAGTGAAACAATGA